The proteins below are encoded in one region of Hordeum vulgare subsp. vulgare chromosome 3H, MorexV3_pseudomolecules_assembly, whole genome shotgun sequence:
- the LOC123439693 gene encoding expansin-A24-like, whose product MARARAQAIAVVLLTLVYCGCAMAADKAPVKWLRAHATFYGGADASDTMGGACGYGNLYSAGYGTRTAALSTVLFNDGAACGQCYKIACDRKLADPMWCRPGVSVTVTATNFCPPNNALPSDNGGWCNPPRPHFDMAQPAWEKIGVYKGGIIPVMYQRVPCVKKGGVRFKIDGHDYFNLVTVMNIAAAGSIKSMDVKSSDSNDWMTMSRNWGANWHSLANLTGKILSFRLTDTDGRTLEFNNIVPGGWKFGQTFASKQQFK is encoded by the exons ATGGCGAGGGCTCGAGCTCAAGCTATTGCAGTGGTACTGCTCACGCTCGTCTACTGTGGGTGTGCCATGGCCGCGGACAAAGCACCGGTCAAATGGCTGAGGGCGCACGCGACGTTCTACGGCGGTGCTGATGCCTCTGACACTATGGGTGGAGCATGCGGGTACGGTAATCTGTACTCGGCGGGCTACGGTACACGGACGGCCGCGTTGAGCACAGTGCTGTTCAATGACGGTGCGGCGTGCGGGCAGTGCTACAAGATCGCGTGCGATCGCAAGCTTGCAGACCCTATGTGGTGCAGACCAGGCGTCTCGGTTACGGTGACGGCCACAAATTTCTGCCCGCCTAACAACGCGCTCCCGAGCGACAATGGCGGCTGGTGCAACCCACCGAGGCCACACTTTGACATGGCGCAACCGGCCTGGGAGAAGATCGGCGTCTACAAGGGCGGAATTATCCCCGTCATGTACCAGAG GGTCCCATGCGTGAAGAAGGGTGGGGTGCGTTTTAAGATCGATGGTCACGATTACTTTAACCTAGTTACTGTGATGAACATCGCAGCCGCCGGCTCAATTAAATCGATGGATGTCAAGAGCTCTGATTCAAACGATTGGATGACAATGTCCCGTAACTGGGGTGCCAACTGGCACTCTTTAGCAAATCTTACCGGAAAAATACTCTCATTCAGGTTGACTGACACAGATGGACGGACACTTGAGTTTAACAATATTGTGCCCGGTGGATGGAAGTTCGGGCAAACATTTGCAAGCAAACAACAGTTCAAGTGA